From the Oleiharenicola lentus genome, one window contains:
- a CDS encoding NAD(P)H-dependent oxidoreductase, whose protein sequence is MNTINRSQLIEQLNWRYATKQFDPTKKISAQDWAALEEALVLTPSSIGLQPWAFLVVDDPEVRAQLLLASYGQPQVVDASHLVVFATKANYSEADVDAHIRQAAKIRGVPVESLDGLRTMAMRSVVQGMDETARRNWATNQTYIALGNLVTSAALLGIDAAPMEGFERHRYDDILGLKVRGLTASVIAALGYRKAGDKYATAPKVRFPREEVVVHV, encoded by the coding sequence ATGAACACCATCAACCGCTCCCAACTCATCGAGCAGCTCAACTGGCGCTACGCCACCAAGCAGTTCGATCCCACCAAGAAAATCTCCGCCCAAGACTGGGCCGCGCTCGAAGAGGCGCTTGTCCTCACGCCTTCCAGCATCGGCCTCCAGCCCTGGGCGTTCCTCGTGGTGGACGACCCGGAAGTGCGCGCCCAGCTCCTGCTCGCCTCTTACGGCCAACCGCAGGTCGTTGACGCCTCGCACCTCGTCGTCTTCGCCACCAAGGCCAACTACTCGGAGGCCGACGTGGACGCCCACATCCGACAGGCTGCGAAGATCCGCGGCGTGCCGGTTGAATCGCTCGACGGCCTGCGCACCATGGCCATGCGTTCTGTCGTGCAGGGCATGGACGAAACCGCCCGTCGCAACTGGGCGACTAACCAGACCTACATCGCCCTCGGCAATCTCGTCACCAGCGCCGCTCTGCTCGGCATCGACGCCGCGCCGATGGAGGGCTTTGAGCGTCATCGCTACGACGACATCCTCGGCCTCAAGGTCCGCGGCCTGACTGCCTCGGTCATCGCCGCCCTCGGCTACCGGAAAGCCGGCGACAAATACGCAACCGCGCCCAAGGTCCGCTTCCCACGCGAGGAAGTCGTTGTCCACGTGTAG
- a CDS encoding response regulator, whose product MRPTILTVDDAKAVRLLAEKALRPFACQTAEASNGYNALFAMEKALPDLILLDVSMPIMNGLEMLEMLKSKPELAAIPVIMLTSPADHTVAGRIAELGVAGTLLKPFSEARLLEAVQAVLPLKPA is encoded by the coding sequence GTGCGCCCCACCATACTTACCGTTGATGATGCCAAAGCCGTGCGGCTGCTCGCTGAAAAAGCGCTGCGGCCGTTCGCCTGCCAGACGGCCGAAGCCAGCAACGGCTACAATGCGCTCTTCGCGATGGAGAAGGCGCTGCCCGACCTCATCCTGCTCGATGTGAGCATGCCGATCATGAACGGCCTTGAAATGCTGGAAATGCTCAAGTCCAAGCCCGAGTTGGCCGCCATCCCGGTGATCATGCTGACTTCGCCGGCCGACCACACCGTCGCCGGCCGGATCGCCGAATTGGGCGTTGCGGGCACCCTGCTGAAGCCCTTCTCCGAAGCCAGGCTGCTCGAAGCGGTGCAGGCCGTGCTGCCGCTGAAGCCCGCCTGA
- a CDS encoding M1 family metallopeptidase produces MALQIFPDKKAIAGHATITAVVKAPLDWLVLDLDPRLTVSGVRLAAGESVPQVARFERRGPRLWIALGITQPVGTTLKATVAYAGAPRAAVRAPWDGGFSWDRTKDGQPWIATSCQGEGADLWWPCKDHPSDKPDSFTLRIRVPQPLVVATNGRLVEVLPHDDGTRTYHWHTDYPINNYGVALNIAPYDTVTGTYTSVTGEQVPMTYWVLPENKAAGEKIFPEFMEHLNFYERTLGPYPFRGEKYGVAETPHLGMEHQSIIAYGNKYKGGAHGYDWLHHHELGHEWWANLVSVADWRDFWIHEGLCTYMQALYAEEREGAMAYHHAMYDNRRRIKNENPVVPPDTASMQQMDDKLGNEVYFKGSWIVHMLRYQIGAGQTREVLRRFAYPPELGDRPKDGRAGRIVNSDDFVRTANAVAGRDLSWFFNFYLYQPKLPKLLSSIEGDKLVLKWEVPENYPFPMPVEVEVDGRLERIEMPGGRAELDAARYSRAKLDPNLWILKETRMMSVQPPH; encoded by the coding sequence TTGGCGCTGCAGATTTTCCCGGACAAGAAGGCCATCGCTGGTCATGCCACCATCACCGCCGTGGTGAAGGCTCCGCTCGACTGGCTGGTGTTGGACCTTGATCCGAGGCTCACGGTGAGTGGGGTGCGGCTGGCGGCAGGAGAGTCGGTGCCGCAGGTTGCGCGTTTTGAGCGTCGCGGTCCGCGGCTTTGGATCGCGCTCGGCATCACTCAACCGGTGGGCACGACGCTGAAGGCCACGGTCGCGTATGCCGGCGCACCCCGAGCCGCCGTGCGCGCGCCATGGGACGGTGGCTTCAGCTGGGACCGGACCAAGGACGGCCAGCCGTGGATCGCCACTTCCTGCCAGGGCGAGGGCGCCGATCTTTGGTGGCCCTGCAAGGACCATCCCTCCGACAAACCCGACTCCTTCACGCTGCGCATCCGGGTGCCCCAGCCGCTGGTCGTGGCCACCAACGGCCGCCTGGTCGAGGTCCTGCCGCACGACGACGGCACTCGCACCTATCACTGGCACACGGACTATCCGATCAACAACTACGGTGTGGCGCTCAACATCGCGCCCTACGACACCGTGACCGGCACCTACACCAGCGTCACCGGCGAGCAGGTTCCGATGACCTACTGGGTATTGCCGGAGAACAAGGCCGCCGGGGAAAAGATTTTCCCGGAGTTCATGGAGCATTTGAATTTCTACGAGCGTACCCTCGGACCCTATCCCTTTCGCGGCGAAAAATACGGCGTCGCCGAGACCCCGCACCTCGGCATGGAACACCAGTCCATCATCGCCTACGGCAACAAATACAAGGGCGGTGCCCACGGCTATGACTGGTTGCACCACCACGAGCTTGGCCACGAGTGGTGGGCCAACCTCGTGTCGGTCGCCGACTGGCGCGACTTTTGGATCCACGAGGGCCTCTGCACCTACATGCAGGCGCTCTACGCCGAGGAGCGCGAAGGTGCGATGGCCTACCACCACGCGATGTATGACAACCGCCGCCGCATCAAGAATGAGAATCCCGTCGTGCCGCCCGACACCGCCTCAATGCAACAGATGGACGACAAGCTCGGCAACGAGGTCTATTTCAAGGGCTCGTGGATCGTCCACATGCTGCGTTATCAGATTGGAGCCGGCCAGACGCGCGAGGTGCTGCGCCGCTTTGCCTATCCGCCGGAACTCGGCGACCGGCCGAAGGACGGCCGCGCCGGACGCATCGTCAACTCCGACGATTTCGTCCGGACCGCCAACGCCGTCGCCGGGCGCGATCTCAGCTGGTTCTTCAATTTCTACCTCTACCAGCCCAAGCTGCCGAAACTCCTTTCCTCCATCGAAGGCGACAAGCTCGTGCTGAAATGGGAGGTGCCCGAAAATTATCCTTTCCCGATGCCCGTCGAGGTGGAGGTGGACGGACGCCTTGAGCGCATCGAAATGCCCGGCGGTCGGGCCGAGCTTGACGCCGCTCGTTATAGCCGGGCCAAGCTCGATCCCAATCTCTGGATCCTGAAGGAAACGCGGATGATGTCGGTTCAGCCGCCGCACTGA
- a CDS encoding glycoside hydrolase family 5 protein yields the protein MVWLLCLAPQAGAQTAPASFSAPPAGAKATVTLPVIAVKGNRFVNPQGETVVFRGLATSDPAELVKKGQWGRRYFEEAKKWNANVVRIPVHPADWRRVGEAEYLKLLDEAVQWSGELGLYVIIDWHTIGNLLTGVYHTPRYLTSRDETFRFWYAIAERYKNNPTVAMYELYNEPTNRDGHMGPLPWADYRRFIEDLTSMIQSINPRAIVLVAGFNWGYDLSQVRYDPVRAANVAYVTHPYPQKRRENWEANWQRDWGDVAARYPIVATEFGFMQAGDRGAHVPVIGDETYGEAIITFFEKRGISWTPWVFDVEWTPNLLEDWNYTPTRQGRFFRAKMQELNK from the coding sequence ATGGTTTGGCTGCTCTGCCTTGCACCGCAGGCCGGTGCCCAAACCGCCCCCGCATCCTTCAGTGCCCCGCCCGCCGGGGCCAAGGCGACCGTCACGCTCCCGGTGATCGCGGTCAAAGGCAACCGCTTCGTCAACCCGCAGGGGGAGACGGTTGTGTTTCGCGGTCTCGCGACGTCAGACCCGGCTGAGTTGGTGAAAAAGGGACAGTGGGGACGGCGCTATTTCGAAGAGGCGAAGAAGTGGAACGCCAACGTCGTGCGGATTCCCGTGCATCCGGCGGACTGGCGCCGGGTAGGGGAGGCGGAATACCTGAAGCTGCTCGACGAGGCCGTGCAGTGGTCCGGCGAACTCGGCCTTTATGTGATCATCGACTGGCATACCATCGGCAACCTGCTCACCGGCGTCTATCATACGCCACGCTATCTCACGTCGCGCGACGAGACGTTCCGCTTTTGGTATGCCATTGCCGAGCGCTACAAAAACAACCCGACGGTCGCGATGTATGAGCTCTACAACGAGCCCACCAACCGCGACGGCCACATGGGCCCCCTGCCGTGGGCCGATTACCGGCGCTTCATCGAGGACCTCACCTCCATGATCCAGTCCATCAACCCGCGCGCCATCGTGCTCGTGGCGGGTTTCAACTGGGGCTACGACCTCTCGCAGGTCCGCTACGATCCGGTCCGGGCTGCCAACGTGGCCTACGTGACGCATCCCTACCCGCAGAAGCGACGCGAAAACTGGGAGGCCAACTGGCAGCGCGATTGGGGCGACGTGGCCGCCCGGTACCCGATCGTGGCCACGGAATTCGGGTTCATGCAGGCAGGCGATCGCGGCGCCCATGTGCCCGTGATTGGCGACGAGACCTATGGCGAGGCGATCATCACCTTCTTTGAGAAGCGTGGCATTTCCTGGACGCCCTGGGTTTTTGATGTCGAGTGGACCCCCAATTTGCTCGAGGACTGGAATTATACGCCCACGCGGCAGGGGCGATTCTTTCGCGCCAAAATGCAGGAGTTGAACAAGTGA
- a CDS encoding MATE family efflux transporter — translation MTEPTPPPAAPEAGAPTTFWRSVWQAIKGTHSDFTTLPLNRAVLLLAVPMVLEMSMESLFAVVDVFWVSRLGSEAVAVVGLTESVMSLIYAVAIGISFAATAIVARRIGENNPTLAAQAAGQIIVLGASIAAGMGVVMGWFADDILRLMGASPEVVGLGTGYARIMFGGNATVFLIFLINAVFRGAGDAVIAMRTLWLANALNIILDPCFIFGWGPFPEMGVAGAAVATNIGRGVGVLYQVWHLTTRAGRVRIHLADFLPHRESLVTILKTSGNGIAQLLIATTSWVGLFKILAVFGSPVLAGYTIAIRVVIFALMPAWGLANAGATLVGQNLGAKSPERAEESIRIAVRYNVMFLGAVGLVFIVCSRLIVGLFTSDPEVFPEAVRALWIISLAFPLYAAGMCLEATFNGSGDTWTPTRLNFFCLWLGQVPLAWLLSGPAGLGPLGVYIAVPVSFTALTVWSAVLFRRGKWKEQKV, via the coding sequence ATGACCGAACCCACGCCCCCACCCGCCGCGCCCGAGGCCGGCGCTCCGACCACGTTTTGGCGGAGCGTCTGGCAGGCCATCAAAGGCACGCACAGCGACTTCACCACTCTGCCGCTCAATCGCGCGGTGCTGCTCCTCGCCGTGCCCATGGTGTTGGAAATGTCCATGGAGTCGCTGTTCGCCGTCGTGGACGTGTTCTGGGTTTCGCGCCTTGGCAGCGAGGCCGTCGCCGTAGTCGGACTGACCGAGTCGGTCATGTCGCTGATTTACGCCGTGGCCATCGGCATCTCTTTCGCCGCCACGGCCATTGTCGCCCGGCGCATCGGCGAGAACAACCCTACCCTCGCCGCGCAGGCCGCCGGACAGATCATCGTGCTGGGAGCCAGCATCGCCGCGGGCATGGGTGTCGTCATGGGCTGGTTCGCCGACGACATCCTGCGTCTGATGGGCGCCAGCCCTGAAGTCGTCGGTCTCGGCACCGGCTATGCCCGTATCATGTTCGGCGGCAACGCCACGGTCTTCCTGATTTTCCTGATCAACGCCGTCTTCCGCGGCGCGGGTGACGCGGTTATCGCCATGCGCACGCTCTGGCTGGCCAACGCCCTGAACATCATTCTCGATCCGTGCTTCATCTTCGGCTGGGGACCGTTTCCGGAGATGGGCGTCGCGGGCGCCGCCGTGGCCACGAACATCGGGCGCGGCGTCGGCGTGCTCTATCAGGTCTGGCACCTCACGACGCGGGCCGGACGCGTGCGCATCCATTTGGCCGACTTCCTGCCGCACCGTGAATCGCTGGTCACGATCCTGAAAACCTCGGGCAACGGCATTGCCCAGCTGCTCATTGCTACCACCAGCTGGGTCGGCCTGTTCAAGATCCTGGCCGTCTTCGGCAGTCCCGTGCTGGCCGGCTACACCATCGCGATTCGCGTGGTCATCTTCGCCCTGATGCCGGCCTGGGGCCTGGCCAACGCCGGCGCGACGCTCGTGGGGCAGAACTTGGGTGCCAAAAGCCCGGAGCGCGCCGAGGAATCCATCCGCATCGCCGTGCGCTACAATGTCATGTTCCTCGGCGCCGTCGGGCTGGTGTTCATCGTGTGCTCACGGCTCATCGTCGGGCTGTTCACCAGCGACCCTGAGGTGTTCCCTGAAGCCGTGCGCGCACTCTGGATCATCAGCCTGGCCTTCCCGCTCTACGCGGCGGGCATGTGCCTGGAGGCAACCTTCAACGGCTCGGGCGACACCTGGACGCCGACGCGGCTCAACTTCTTCTGCCTCTGGCTCGGCCAGGTGCCGCTGGCGTGGCTGCTGTCGGGACCGGCCGGACTCGGCCCGCTGGGCGTCTATATCGCCGTGCCGGTGTCGTTCACCGCGCTCACGGTCTGGAGCGCCGTGCTGTTCCGGCGCGGCAAGTGGAAGGAGCAGAAAGTCTGA
- a CDS encoding alpha/beta hydrolase — MNSTLPSSKTIVLIHGLWVTPRSWEKFQGYYEARGYRVLAPAWPGLKGEVEDMQRDASSFNGTGLEQVVAHYTKIIEALPEKPIIVGHSYGGLITQILIDRGLGAAGVAIDSVSAKGIKLLPFSTYEALTPALANPFNVQGTYLFPFARWWRVFANSLSETEARAAYARYAIPAPGKAIFDAALSNFTPGSLAAIDFRNSNRAPLLFIGGENDVIMPASLNRKNFRKYRHSSAVTEYQEFAGRSHFIIGEAGWEEVAAYALDWALSHATPAALLRAA; from the coding sequence ATGAACTCCACGCTCCCTTCCTCCAAAACCATCGTCCTCATTCACGGCCTGTGGGTGACGCCCCGCTCCTGGGAGAAATTCCAGGGCTACTACGAAGCCCGCGGTTACCGCGTCCTTGCCCCGGCCTGGCCCGGCCTCAAGGGCGAGGTCGAGGACATGCAGCGCGACGCCTCCAGCTTCAACGGCACCGGTCTTGAGCAGGTCGTCGCCCACTACACCAAAATCATCGAGGCTCTGCCCGAAAAGCCCATCATCGTGGGCCACTCCTATGGCGGCCTCATCACCCAGATCCTGATCGACCGCGGCCTCGGAGCCGCCGGCGTCGCCATCGACTCGGTTTCGGCCAAGGGCATCAAGCTTCTGCCCTTCTCGACCTACGAGGCACTGACTCCGGCGCTGGCCAACCCGTTCAACGTGCAGGGCACTTACCTGTTCCCTTTCGCCCGCTGGTGGAGGGTCTTCGCCAACAGCCTGAGCGAGACCGAGGCCCGTGCCGCCTACGCCCGCTACGCCATCCCGGCGCCCGGCAAGGCCATCTTCGACGCCGCCCTATCCAACTTCACGCCCGGCTCGCTCGCGGCGATCGACTTCCGCAACTCCAACCGCGCTCCGCTCCTCTTCATCGGCGGCGAGAACGACGTGATCATGCCCGCGTCCCTTAACCGGAAGAATTTCCGGAAATACCGCCACTCGTCCGCGGTGACGGAATACCAGGAGTTCGCCGGCCGCAGCCATTTCATCATCGGCGAGGCCGGCTGGGAGGAAGTCGCCGCCTACGCGCTCGATTGGGCGCTCAGCCACGCAACCCCCGCCGCTCTGCTCCGGGCCGCCTGA
- a CDS encoding LysR family transcriptional regulator produces the protein MELRHLRYFAAVAAHGSFSRAAHNLHLTQPALSRQVKDLEDELGVPLFVRGTNAVTLTEAGEIFYEEARDLLARADQAIQRVRGEAKSEVLRVGYGPSLTAGIMPKALERFQAAVPRVRIELEDLAPKEIADKVAAGLLDLVIAPASITTMIRGFQWSEIRRMSLVLVVGKDHPLAKLTKVPPKRLKGVPLHGLGRVNFPDYVSWMRAVLKPFGVTPDFTVLVNDGVTTMFAGLEASNGATILTDGVAGVLPRSLEMRPFSPALPDVVIMAGLPADRPNAHAETFTRLLREEAERIKGRAKSIV, from the coding sequence ATGGAACTGCGTCACCTGCGCTACTTCGCCGCCGTCGCGGCGCACGGGAGCTTCAGCCGGGCGGCCCACAACCTGCACCTGACGCAGCCGGCGCTGAGCCGGCAGGTGAAGGATCTGGAGGACGAGCTCGGCGTGCCGCTGTTTGTGCGCGGGACGAACGCCGTCACGTTGACCGAGGCGGGGGAGATCTTCTACGAGGAGGCGCGCGATCTGCTCGCCCGTGCGGATCAGGCCATCCAGCGCGTGCGCGGCGAGGCGAAGAGCGAGGTGTTGCGCGTAGGCTACGGGCCGTCGCTGACGGCGGGCATCATGCCCAAGGCCCTCGAACGCTTCCAGGCGGCGGTGCCGCGCGTGCGCATCGAACTGGAGGACCTGGCGCCAAAGGAGATCGCCGACAAGGTCGCGGCCGGCCTGCTCGACCTCGTGATCGCTCCGGCCAGCATCACGACGATGATTCGCGGTTTCCAGTGGTCGGAGATCCGCCGGATGTCGCTGGTGCTCGTCGTGGGCAAGGATCACCCGCTGGCGAAACTGACCAAGGTGCCGCCGAAGCGGCTCAAAGGCGTGCCGCTGCACGGTCTCGGGCGGGTGAATTTCCCCGATTACGTCAGCTGGATGCGGGCGGTGCTCAAGCCGTTTGGCGTCACGCCCGACTTCACGGTGCTGGTCAACGACGGCGTGACGACCATGTTTGCCGGACTCGAGGCGAGCAATGGTGCGACGATCCTGACCGACGGCGTGGCGGGGGTGCTGCCGCGATCGCTCGAGATGCGGCCGTTTTCGCCCGCATTGCCCGACGTGGTGATCATGGCCGGGTTGCCGGCCGACCGGCCCAATGCCCACGCGGAGACCTTCACCCGTTTGCTGCGGGAAGAGGCGGAACGGATCAAGGGTCGCGCCAAGTCCATCGTGTGA
- a CDS encoding ABC transporter permease produces MHSLLSLADLRQILRRLARERGFTLTVLLTLALCIGANVAIYAVVDAVLVRALPYPEPGRLVTTVNAYPGAGVERAGASLPNYYDRREQIKAFASTSVWQGGNAIIGGAGSPQRVDRDRVSPEFFATLGVPLAMGRTFTEEEMFYKDSSRAILTDEFWRQQFNADPEVLGKTFIVDSLPVTVVGVLPPGFRYFTSKARFFVPLASDPKDRLPDRRHSNNMQLIARLAPGASLAVAQEQVNALNAQQVEDDPFSSLLKGAKFRTDVFGLHADTVRDIKPVLLLLQGGVFFLLLIGGVNLVNLLLIRASGRTKELAVRQALGAGAGHVAGEVAMETVLLALGGGLLGLAVGAAGIQLLAVLGTDYLPVGSAIVFDARLALISLGASALVGLLLSLPIIWFSLHARLASVLQTESRGGTTSRAAQRVRHGFIVAQVALAFVLLSGAGLLGLSLRKVMSTSPGFRPEQVLTGNIALPWKGYPENEQRLAFMERLLTELRAQPGVVAVGLTAGLPMGGNINNSATTIEGQDPAPGESVRAHYMAPSAGEYWQAMGIPLIEGRFLEDADNHRDLRVCLVDQDFARRYWPGSSPLGRRLSANPKFDEKEAFTIVGVVGNVKQRELAETNAQGAIYFPMKGNYTPNGFSVVLRTAMEPTALAPMLQKVVLKLDPELPVDELKPMQAWIDESMVARRSPALLAIIFAAVALVLAAVGTYGVLAYAVNQRRREIGVRMALGAQPGQVLAQFLGLGARLLAAGVVLGALGAWGAGKAMQKLLFGVGAVHPGVLVATAAVMMMVVLLATFLPSRRASRVSPIEALRDD; encoded by the coding sequence GTGCACTCCCTGTTGTCCCTGGCCGATCTTCGACAAATACTCCGCCGGCTCGCGCGCGAGCGCGGCTTTACGCTGACTGTTTTGCTCACGCTGGCGCTATGTATTGGCGCCAATGTCGCTATTTACGCCGTGGTGGACGCGGTGCTGGTGCGCGCCCTCCCGTATCCCGAGCCCGGGCGGTTGGTGACCACGGTGAACGCTTACCCGGGGGCCGGTGTGGAGCGGGCCGGGGCCTCGTTGCCAAACTACTACGACCGCCGGGAACAGATCAAGGCCTTCGCCTCGACCTCGGTTTGGCAGGGCGGCAACGCCATCATCGGTGGAGCCGGGTCGCCGCAGCGCGTGGATCGCGATCGCGTGTCGCCGGAGTTTTTCGCGACCCTCGGCGTGCCGCTGGCGATGGGACGGACGTTTACCGAGGAGGAAATGTTCTACAAGGACAGCTCCCGGGCCATCCTGACGGACGAGTTCTGGCGCCAGCAGTTCAACGCCGACCCGGAGGTGCTCGGCAAGACCTTCATCGTGGATTCGCTGCCGGTGACGGTTGTCGGCGTGTTACCGCCCGGATTCCGTTATTTTACCAGCAAGGCGCGCTTCTTCGTGCCGCTCGCGTCCGATCCGAAGGACCGCCTGCCCGATCGCCGGCATTCGAACAACATGCAGCTGATCGCCCGACTGGCACCCGGAGCCAGCCTCGCGGTGGCGCAGGAGCAGGTCAACGCGTTGAACGCCCAGCAGGTGGAGGACGATCCCTTCTCCAGCCTGCTCAAGGGGGCGAAATTCCGCACGGATGTGTTCGGTCTGCACGCCGACACGGTGCGAGACATCAAGCCCGTGCTGCTGCTCCTGCAGGGTGGCGTGTTTTTCCTGCTGCTCATCGGCGGCGTTAATCTCGTGAACCTGCTGCTCATCCGCGCCAGCGGTCGCACCAAGGAACTTGCGGTGCGCCAGGCGCTCGGCGCCGGAGCCGGGCATGTGGCGGGCGAGGTCGCCATGGAAACCGTGCTGCTCGCCCTCGGTGGCGGCCTGCTCGGCCTGGCCGTGGGGGCGGCCGGCATCCAGTTGCTGGCGGTTCTTGGCACGGATTACCTGCCGGTCGGCTCGGCGATCGTCTTCGACGCCCGGCTCGCCCTGATCTCGCTCGGTGCCTCGGCGCTGGTGGGACTGCTGCTTTCCCTGCCGATCATCTGGTTCAGCCTGCATGCGCGGCTGGCTTCGGTGCTCCAGACCGAGTCGCGCGGCGGCACCACCAGCCGCGCGGCGCAGCGGGTGCGTCACGGTTTCATCGTCGCCCAAGTCGCGCTGGCCTTCGTGCTGCTCAGCGGCGCCGGGCTGCTGGGGCTCAGCCTGCGCAAGGTCATGAGCACTTCGCCCGGATTCCGTCCCGAACAGGTGCTCACCGGCAACATCGCCCTGCCGTGGAAGGGTTATCCCGAAAACGAGCAGCGCCTCGCCTTCATGGAGCGTCTGCTCACCGAACTGCGGGCCCAGCCCGGAGTGGTGGCGGTCGGCCTGACCGCGGGGCTGCCCATGGGCGGCAACATCAACAACAGCGCCACCACCATCGAGGGTCAGGACCCGGCGCCCGGCGAATCGGTCCGCGCCCACTACATGGCCCCTTCCGCGGGAGAATACTGGCAGGCCATGGGCATTCCGCTGATCGAGGGCCGGTTCCTCGAGGATGCGGACAATCATCGCGACCTGCGCGTTTGCCTCGTGGACCAGGATTTTGCCCGGCGCTATTGGCCGGGCTCGAGCCCGCTGGGCCGGCGTCTGTCCGCCAATCCCAAGTTTGATGAGAAGGAGGCCTTCACGATCGTCGGCGTCGTGGGCAACGTGAAGCAACGCGAGCTGGCCGAGACCAATGCCCAGGGCGCGATCTACTTTCCGATGAAGGGGAATTACACGCCCAACGGTTTCTCCGTCGTGCTGCGCACCGCCATGGAGCCGACCGCCTTGGCGCCGATGCTCCAGAAGGTCGTGCTGAAACTGGATCCGGAGCTGCCGGTGGATGAACTGAAGCCGATGCAGGCGTGGATTGACGAGAGCATGGTTGCCCGGCGCTCGCCGGCCCTGCTCGCGATCATCTTTGCGGCGGTGGCGCTCGTGCTCGCCGCGGTCGGCACCTATGGCGTGCTGGCCTACGCCGTGAACCAGCGTCGGCGCGAGATCGGTGTGCGCATGGCACTCGGGGCCCAACCCGGCCAAGTGTTGGCCCAGTTCCTCGGTCTCGGGGCCAGACTGCTGGCCGCCGGCGTTGTGCTCGGGGCGCTAGGCGCCTGGGGTGCCGGCAAGGCCATGCAGAAACTGCTTTTCGGTGTGGGAGCGGTGCATCCCGGCGTGCTCGTGGCCACTGCGGCGGTCATGATGATGGTGGTGCTGCTGGCCACCTTCCTGCCGTCGCGCCGCGCCTCGCGCGTGTCGCCGATCGAGGCGCTGCGGGATGATTGA